The Pyrus communis chromosome 8, drPyrComm1.1, whole genome shotgun sequence region TGGAACATTTGTGTGGCTCTTTAGAAAACACTTTGAGCAGCGTTGCATTGTAGCCACGAGCGCATAAGAAGTTTAAGTAATCATCGGTAGTTAGGTCATAAACAAGTCCAGGGTCCATCGCACGGTTTGGTTGAACATGTCCTGCACCATAAGCAAACGGTGTTGCTCTGGCTTTGGATGAGTCCAGCATTGTGCCCTTGCTGTTATCTCGTTTTCTTGCTGCAGAAGGAACCAGCGAATAAACTTAACCATTCGAACACAAGTGTGACAAAATTATGGTGCCTTAAATCAGAAGGGGAAACTTGTACCGGTGGTCATGATTGCAGATTTAATAGCTGCAGGGCTCCATGTCGGGTGAAGGGTTTTCAAAAGACCGACAATTCCAGATACATGAGGGCACGACATGGAAGTTCCGGATTGTGTATTGAAAGATACACGCCGGTTATCGAACTTCTGACCAGTTGGCCCGGTTGCTTGAGTATAAGCAGCAATTATACTCACTCCTGGCGCTGTGATATCAGGCTGATGtgcaaacaagaataagttagaTAGACTAATTTGAAGAAGCCTTATACATAATAATTTCAAAGGAATACCTTAAGGATTGACTGCTCAATGGCGTTAGGTCCCCTCGAAGAGAATGAAGCCATAAATGGAGCTGGCTTTGTTCCTTGTTCCGTCTTTACACGATTAATGTAAGCCGTAGGATTCCTGATGGATTTTCATTGAATGAGAGGCTAGAATTAATCATGAAATTTTCAGGTAAAAAAAAACACGTAACGAAAGATCAGTATATGTACTTGGTCGACTTCATGTAGGCAAAGACAGATTTTCCGTCAGAATAATTAACGTGTGAAGCAGGAAGCAAGTGAGGATCAGCTATGATTTCATTCCCGCTTAGCTTATCATTAACCAAAATCATACCAACAGCGCCTGCAAGAATAGCTTGTTGACCCTTGTCGGCTCTTGGATTTTGCCCTCGAACGCAAACCAAAATTTTCCCCTTTGCCTTCTTTTTATCGAGGGTTCCAGGTTTGCAGAGATGGCTGAAGAAGTTCGAGAAGATACAGTTAATGTACATTATGAACGGCATATCATTGAAAATTGATGTTACTCACGCTTCATAACCAGACGCATTAGCAGCTTTAGCATCGCATGCACTTATCAATGGGTAGAACTTTTTAGCTGGCAATGCTGCAGAGGAAAGACTTGCTCCCTAGTAACAGACGTTGGAATACTATCAGTACAACGAGAAGAAATTTCATACTTGTAAAGGATTTCATTCCAAGTACAATGCCTAAAAGAATATGGTAAGGATGTTAAACTGTTCGTGTTGTAAATCAATGTGATTTCTCTAGCATTATTCATGATGATGAACAGACTAACAGCGATTAGGGTTAATTGTTTACATAAAACTGTGTATTTGCACACCGACTACCATATCATGTCATAGATTAATGTGACCCCTGTAGCATTACTCGTTACAATAAACACACGACTAGCGATTAGGGTGTTAGATTTATATACCTTGAGATGCTTCTTGTTGCCAAGAGTAACATAACTGGTGAACTCGCGATCAATTGTGCTAGCTCCAACTGTGAGCATCCACGGTGACACATTCGACACTGACCCAGGAGTAGGACCTGAATTCCCAGCTGAGCTCACCACGGTAATCCCCTTCTGAACAGCATGGAAGGACCCTATTGCAATCCCATCACTTAAAAACTCCGCAGCTTCACCACCAAGAGACACCGAGAGCACATCAACACCGTCATTAATTGCAGCTTCAAATGCGGCCAAGATGTCTGCATCGAAGCACTCGTTGCCATTGATTGGAGGCCAGCATACTTTATACGCAGCCACGCGAGCTTTTGGGGATCCACCCTTTGCAGTGCCATTGCCATTACCGAAAACACTTACTCTAGGAACAAAATTACCACCTGCCGTTGAAAGGGTGTGTGAGCCATGACCGGAATGGTCACGAGCGTTGGGCTGGATGGACTTGGCTGCAGTGGAGTTAACCATGGAAGCATACGCGGCGTATCCTTTGCTGAAGTACCTTGCTCCGATCAGCTTCCTACATAGGTGTTAATCCGAATTAATTAGCCATTATCGCCTAGTTAAACAACATCATTAACGAAATTAAATAACGATGTGATGTGCATTAAGCAAATGAACAAAACACAGCAACAGATCTAAATATGATATTAACTGGTAAATAATTGTTTAATTGGATTAGATTAGTTCAAACCCAAATGATTTTGTATGATACAAACATTACTAGCATAGTTGGTATTACGTCTGCATGTGATGCAAATGTACAAAATAAACAATGATCCGTTTGACTTATTTTCCAGTTTTATTGGGTACAGTTGGCCAAACAAAAGCCTCTAAATGTGGATATAAGTGAGGAAATTGCTTTTCTTGTCATCTAAACATTTTCTTTTGATGACGCCCAAAACATATTTTTGCCATCacaattccaaaatattcttgcCGTCCAACCTGGAGAAATTTTGTAGTGTGCCCAAACTATGGAATAATACActacatgttattatacaagtggaataacatttcaaaaataaaactttcttCAACATTTTTAATAACATATAATGAATTCTTTGTTCTGAGTACAATAAAAAGTTTTTCTCCAACATGATATGTGATAAATTGCTAAAATATATACAACACTGGAAAAAGAGGTGGGAGACACAACTTTAGGGAACTTTGTACCAAGGACCCACCTTTGTTTTCAAACTTTATATTAAAGTTCGCGTTTTAGATAGATGTAGCTCGACAATTCCCAACGTATGCTATTTCACTTTTCAAAAGTCAATTACCCAATCACTTTCCACGTGAATGAAAGCTGTTCCTAAGTAGTAGAAACCAACATATTGGTGAGAACCTATCCTACATTACTCGGGCAAGTGTTTAATAAGTGAAGTGCTAAGAACAGCCGTTCACTTGCACATATTTTAAACAAGTGCCTAATAAATGAAATATCAAGGCAGGTCGTTAGCGCGCACACATTAAGTGGGCAAGTATTTAATGGACAACGCTAATGATAACTGCTTGCATGAATGAGTAATTTCTAACTATTTATGCAATAAGGCATCAACATATATTAGCGGTCAGTAGTCGTCCGAATAAGAGACGGACTTGAGTACGATTCGATTACAACTTTTTGGTATTTTCACCTTACATATCAAGATTCTAAATTAACTGAATATACAAATTGGGACCAATGAACCCTTAAAACGATGTAATCTACTTAAAAAAATGAAGTCTCTGAGAAAAAAGAGCAAGAAGTGGAGAAGAGAATGGACCTATTGCAACGAGAACCATCTTTGGTGTCCAGCTGACAGATTCCACGCCATTTAAATGGGATTGGTCCCATCCCTTCATCGCTAAAGCTCTTTGATTCCGGCCAAACACCTATCACAAAACCAATAAAGAAAACATAGCACCCAACAAGAAAATGTCAGAAAGCATGATTGACAAATGACTAGTGTTGCCCACCAAATAATATGCTATACATAATGGAAAATTACTAGAACGCATGGAGAAAATatgccaaagaaaagaaatattcAGAAATAAAACtagttataaatttttattcagGAATAGAACTAAAAGACCTTAAATAGACAATAATcgtatataaattataaattttgtaTCAATTTCTTGTCTGTTTAGAATATCCTTCcaattctattttaattaaaattctacAGCCAAATTAATTTGTTCATATTTCCGAGAAAATTCCAATGATGAAGAAATTAGAAGCACAATCTCGACTGATCTGCATTTCTTACTGCAGTTAATTTCTAACAAATAAATTCTCTTTTTGTAGTGaagtaaaacaaaaaaggaTTACATTTGGTTTGTTTATAATTCAGAGAATTTGACATCAACTTgcaaaatgctttaaaatatGAAAGTGGTTTGGTCAAAATCATTATGGTTAGGTCAAAAATCATTTGGGTTGGTaggtttttaaaaaattataacatttGAAGCTAAACTATCATATATCACTTCCCTGAACTTTTATATAATATGAAAAACGTTGAACTAATGTGGTTAGGTCAAATACTCATGCAACATCTATTGGTGCAGAAATATATCAAGGAAAGCAAGGAATGTGGTCGATTTTACACTTCAAATAGTACAATTTAACCTAAATTGTAAAGcaacaaaataattaagatTACCAGTATCAAGGTTTCCGATAATTGTATTTGCACCTAACCGTGCCTTCTTCCAAATAGAGCCGGCCCGGATTTCGCCGTTTTCTTCCAATTGAAGAAAATCCCATGAACGAGTTGTGTGTAGTGTTCTTCCTCTGTTTGGGAAAACAGACACAACATTTGGATCCTCTGCAGTTCACAGAAAATgcattgtgaaaaaaaaaaagaaaaaaagaaaagtaacgTAGGAAAGAAAAGGAAGCTGCAAATAGAAATATTACTTGCAATCTGAGCAGCCTCCTCATCATCCAAAATTGCAGCAAAGCCATTGATATTTCTCGTATATGAGTAAAATATTGATTCCTGTGCCCTTTCATTGCTGTTGAACAAATTggaacaaatgaaaaaaaaaatccaacgatATTAGCATGGGGAGAAAATTCAAACCCTACACAGAATGCATATACCTTCCCAAAACTGTTCCAAGAAGATTGTAATGAGAATTTGTCACGCTATCGAGATCGGCGGACAAAGGGTCCAGAACATGAGGACCTGCTCCTAAGTACACAATGTAAGACTGAAACAAAGAAATCATTTCAAGGCCATTAGTGAAATTTGACCAGACCGAAACTTCAAAAACTTAATTCGGCGAAATGAAAGAATGCAATGCATGCATACACTTTTGGCAGCATGTGCTGGAATATGAAACAAGGAGATGAGAAGAActgagagaagaaaagaagggaGAATTGAATTTCCCATCTGCCAATATTTTGTAAAGAGAAGAAGTGTGCGTAGAAAGAGGCTCTTCCTTCTCCTGTTTTTAAAACTCCGTTTTTGCCTGTTTTTGGAAGCAAAAATTGCTTCCTCCTTCTGCATTAATAACGGAAAGTGGTGGAATTTCCTCCAATTTGAAAGTTACCTTTTAAGGGAATTTGAGTAATTTTGGGgagatataattaaaaaaaaaaaaaaaaacattgcaaacagttttatttatttattttatctggATATATGGTTGGATGAGATTTCGAAATTTTTGGTGTAAAAATCAGTGGTCTCAAAAAAGGGCAATTGACTATTTTGCAAATAACTATGTTCTCCATTAGTCAAACACTATTTTGCTGGATTATATATGAAGTTTGAGATTGTGATTGAATTTGACAAGAAATTAAGTACAAGAAATCAGTATTTACTATTTAGCATCAATTAATctgcttttttgggttttttcccCTGTCGTTTGAGGAATTTCAGTCAACTAATGGCCAAACTTCTGCTTTGGGTGCCACtcaatattataatatgataaTATTCCTCTTCGATGAAAGTGAGgtggtcttaggtttgaatctcatggatggcgaatttgataccaaattaggctgcttATTGTGTGACTTAACCGAACTCCCCCTttctttaatgtaaaaatatcgatatactaaaagaaaaagaaaaaacacatcTTCTGCTTTGGGCAATGCaaaccttcaactaggtttgccAAAATAGATAAAAACGTCTTCATCATTCTGATATAAGGATAAAGTAGTCCAGTTTTAGACAAATGAGAGTTTATGATTGCTGCATGACACATCATGAGGCTCTCAAGGATCCTCTTGAccattagaaatttagaatttagatTAGCCCTTTCTTTTTTGGAAGAGCAACGATAGAATTTCATTTAGAAAAAGGTTGAGACTACACCATACAAGCACAAGAAGGGACACGAAATTGCCCTCACACAGATCAACCTTAACATTCAATTACAAATAAATTCGCCGAAAAATCGGGAGGTTCCTTTTAATTTAATCTAACAAGACGCTAGCAAGGGAACAATTAGACTAgccttttgatttaattttatgtACACTTTTTTTGGGTCTTAGGTTGAGCTAAATTACTCCCAATTTTGTTAAAGGTGTCTTGAGAAAACTTAGCTTTTCctctattttcttcaacttGACTTATTTATTGACACAGTCGTTTTTTATAGGGTATAAATTCATAGAAAGGTATTGTTAGTGGATATAAAATCTACAAGATTAAATTGATTAACCAATATGAGACTAGAAATCTAAAGTCTATACCGTGAACAAACAATCGTGTCAATAAAATAGGTTATAAATTCATAGAAAGGTATTGTTAGTGGATATAAAATCTACAAGATTAAATTGATTAACCAATATGAGACTAGAAATCTAAAGTCTATACCGTGAACAAACAATCGTGTCAATAAATGGGATGAAGAAAATTGAGCAAGTTGTGTGATGATTTGATGCATAGTTCAACTGAATATCTGTGATCAAGAAAATTAAGTAAACATGAGATTTTCTTAATGTGTCAtgtctttaaaaaataaaagagatcaTATGCAGAGGAAGACTGTTTAGTGAAATGTCTTGCACTGACCCACTTGAATGACCTGTATGCTATTTTAACCAACGAACATCTAACCCTTTCACCTTTTTTCAGACCAAAATGAACTCCCATGTTCGACCCTATACCAATACATATCTTGAAACCTTTTACAGTTTTCatcttttcatatatatatatatatatatatttttttttttttttatatactataatatatttacactaagagatgGGAAGAACAAATCAATATTGAATTCGCAAATTCGTaaaattcgaacctaagacttctcatttataaataaagaaaaatactaccAAACCATAGTATTGAGTGACTCGTTCTCatactaatgttttttatttattttgaatataaaaAAGGTTTGCCTATTACATGTTTGCTGCATAGCTTATGGGTTGCGGGACGCTAAAACTTGGCAGAACGTAGAAAACAATGCTTTCAAGCCTTTCTAGCCTTCAGTAACCTTCTTACTTTAACATGTGGCCATAACTCCAAGCCTCCCCTCAAAGAAGAACCTAACACATTTGCCTGCTGCTAAGGAatctatttctttttttgttccTATTGAGAAGTCTATTTTATTAGGGTGGGAACTTATCGTTTTCCAACTACTAAAATGATCATATTATTTCACAAGCTATTTTGTGGGATGAAACCCTTCATTCACCAAAATGGTAAACAGAAAGGAAAGAAACAAAAGCAACAATAAAACTATAAAATCATGATGCAAAGGATGATAAATTCAGATACAACACATTATAAAATATAACATTTGATGTATACAACACTGTTCAACTGATATTAGtattatttgaccaaaaaaaaaaaaactgatattAGTATTACTAATTgatagttttcttatttttcttatgaatAGTCTAAGTTGTATGATTGTTTTTATATCGTCATGCATGTTTTTGATTAACTATGTTGACATAAACACGACAtatatgtaaataaataaactcgAACACGACCTATTGACACCTTTCTCCATTTCTCTTTGGAATAATTTGGGCTGGATGTTAGAAGAGTTCATTATTGAGTTTGTACTGGCCTTAtagataaatatatatttgattgCTCCAAGCGCCCAAAGCCTACTTTATCATGCAGTCCACCCCAAAAATCAAAAAGAGAATAAAAGGATGGTCCTGATATATTCTTTCCATATTCTCTCCATGAGCAAATGCATATTAAAAGCAGCTCCCAGAAGGTGTTCTTCTGTCATGGTTTGCTAGCAATAATTCAAGCTCTCATTTTTATGCATCCCTTACTTTACATCAACGttagaaagaagaagagagaaccCCAAATGAGAGCTTCTCTCCAAGGTAAGCAACTTTGCTTTGAAACTTGCCCTGTTGCCCTTGTGGTTGCTTTGCTCATGCTGAGTTTTAAGACTTGAGTAAAAAGGAGAATTTCTATACTATTCTCTCTTCATTCCTTTCCTTAGCGTTACATTAATAATTTCCTTAGCATTACATTAATGACATAATTACTAATCCGTAGTCCTCGCTGAGAAGAAATTGGATTGAGGAAGAGTTGGATTGAGTTGTTGGACTCTAAATTCACATTGATGTTGCTTACTAAACTATCTGATATCAGAGTGGGAATATGTTCGCATTTTATTCAGCAAACAAACGtgtgtctcttttttttttggtgaaaactAATATTGATCCCATAAATTGTATATGCTTATTTTTGCCCCATTGAATACAGTTTCGACCATATTGTTTGACATTGGTCGATATCATTTCAGATAGTTGGATtgcattttgttaaaatttggatgaaatcttTGTTCTAGGTTCTTGTTCAGTTGATCCCGAATAGATGGAAAACATGGTGAAGTAATTTCAGTATGCACATATCAACTCAATTGGCCCCAGTTatctgggaaaaaaaaaaaaaaggaacagaaCAAGATATAAAtcattcaaatttcattgtCGAATCCAAGAATATATGTTTCTGTAACACGAATGACGACTCCTATGTCATCAGTTCAGAGCCAATATATATGTACATgaagacataaaaaaaaaattcaatctgcACTAAAGAATCATCATGACAACAAATCCTGGACACTAATTTTACTAGCAATCCACATATTCATAGGTAGGACAGGTACGAAGCCACGCTTatgacttctttctttaatttttgcagACTTCAGAAACCTTTCCAGGCACCAAGAACTTCGCCGAAGATTTCTGCTATCAAGTCCCTGTCTGCGCATagcaagaaagcattgaaatcATCTCGGATGTCATATATCTTCCCAAACTTCACAAGGTATCGCATGCAGCTGGTTTTCAATTGAGGCAACTGGTACagagatgcattttggagcctttcgAGCACATTCTTTGTATCAATGTCTTCCAAAAGACTTTCATGGCAGGCGTCTTTCAGGTCAGAGATGTCGTACTTGTCAGCAGCATGGAGAAGTGCCAGCCTGTGGGTCAGAAATTCTTCATGTCCGATGTTTCCATAAATGTAATTAAGAAAAGCCTGACAAGCATCAATTGACATATCGGAGATGTTTATGGTAGACAGTTCTTTCTCTTTGAGGTCATGTGAAAACATGCTCCGGAAAACAGGTGATCTAGCAGCAAGAATTGCCCGATGAGCTCCAATGCTTCCATCAGACACGTTAATCATGATGTCCGTGTGGATGCCTTCTGTTAACATTCGACTCAGGGACGCAAGAGCAGTTGCATTTGATCGCTTTTGCGTTGATCCTCCAGCCCAAATGGAGCAAGGTTCTCCACCCTATACTTGTAATGGTAAAATCATTGTCAAATTAGGAACGGTAAAAGCAGCATCTACACTTTTGCTTAGCCTAACCTCATTTCTGTAAGAGCAACGTGATTTTGTTGGCTCTACGCAAATTTCATCAATGTTGTATTACCAAAAAAATTGGAAGAGATCAGCAATAAAGATGCTTACCTCTCCGGACGCAGTCTTCAAATCACGGAATTCAACGTCGATGATGAATTTTCCAGTTAAGGGAACCTCAATAGCCCAAACAAAATCATCATTGCTTTTGAGCTTTTTGTTTGTAACTTCTAAAACATATGTAACAAAGATAGAGTCtattaaaaacagaaaaagaacaATATCTTAAAAGCCGGCATTCGAGTTAATCCTCACAGAAATTCTCCCGATAGAGAACGGACATGCATCGATATTGTATCTACACACTGATAACATGCTGCTACGTTTTGTTGGTGACAATGATATCGACACATTATGGATAATATATCTATTCCATTACCTGGATGAGTTAAGGTCTTTCGATCACCAACAGAACACACCACTCGAATAATAAACGAAGCAATCGGCGGATTCTCTCTCGTTAAATTCGATATCTCCGGATACAATTTAACAAACAACACTCTGTTCTTCTCCACAGATAAGTGCCTTCAtttcaaaccaaaaccaaaaacccaaaaaagaagaaggaaaaaaaggttaaaaattATTCAATCCCAGAAAATATTCAAACCAAAATTCCCAGCTAACAATCAGATTATCATATAAATGATTGAAAGATTAAAGGGTAATTCTTGATTAAGCTTCTTAATCAATGATTTGAATTAAATCgaggaaattggtaaagaaaatgaaaacttgaagaaaaaaagatgGAAATAATTTATGACTGACCAATTCCACTTGCCAATCTTGAAAGGATCGGACTTTCGGTATGTGCAGGAAGCCAAGTTGTCGATTCTCCATTGGGCGAGGCGTGAGGTGGTTTCGACTCTGTAAGCTGAATCGCTCATCCTATTAGCAGTAGAGAAAGCCAGAGCCGTCGTGATTTCATGGATGCAGTCGAAAATACCCTCCAACAGATACTCTCCCGGCTTTCCCAGGTTGACAATTCCCACAATGCTCGCTACTTCTCATTAGCATGTGCCACGAACCCAAAAACGACACCGTTctggtctctctctccctctgtctctcccACTGATTGACTCTGTTTTTTCCTCTGTTTCTACTGTATCAGTGtgaaaaatctcaaaattttcgggagaagataaattttttttggataTGGGTTTTAATCTTTGTTATTTAAATCTCATTGGGTTGCGATTTTTCAATGGTTTCTGGCACGCAAGCTTTGCTTTGGTTGTTTCTTACACCATTGATAGTGAAGCTTTGttttggaagagagagagagagagagagagggagggagggagggaacgGGGCAGGGGCCTATAGAGAGGGAGAGGTGTCTCTTGTGTATGGGGGTGGTTTGTTGGATTACAAACTGGTTGAGGAGAGGATGTGATGGGTTATGTGTGTGGGTGTGGAGGTTTTTTTAACTAAGCATACAAGCTTggatttttggtttgtttgcgTGGGTGTTTGGTGCTTTGAAGCAAAGCATCTTATACTTTTGAGTAATGTCCTAGCTTATTTATTGTTAGGTCGATGTTTGACAAAACTTGCAATTTGAAAACACTTTCGAG contains the following coding sequences:
- the LOC137743216 gene encoding subtilisin-like protease SBT5.4, which translates into the protein MGNSILPSFLLSVLLISLFHIPAHAAKSSYIVYLGAGPHVLDPLSADLDSVTNSHYNLLGTVLGSNERAQESIFYSYTRNINGFAAILDDEEAAQIAKDPNVVSVFPNRGRTLHTTRSWDFLQLEENGEIRAGSIWKKARLGANTIIGNLDTGVWPESKSFSDEGMGPIPFKWRGICQLDTKDGSRCNRKLIGARYFSKGYAAYASMVNSTAAKSIQPNARDHSGHGSHTLSTAGGNFVPRVSVFGNGNGTAKGGSPKARVAAYKVCWPPINGNECFDADILAAFEAAINDGVDVLSVSLGGEAAEFLSDGIAIGSFHAVQKGITVVSSAGNSGPTPGSVSNVSPWMLTVGASTIDREFTSYVTLGNKKHLKGASLSSAALPAKKFYPLISACDAKAANASGYEAHLCKPGTLDKKKAKGKILVCVRGQNPRADKGQQAILAGAVGMILVNDKLSGNEIIADPHLLPASHVNYSDGKSVFAYMKSTKNPTAYINRVKTEQGTKPAPFMASFSSRGPNAIEQSILKPDITAPGVSIIAAYTQATGPTGQKFDNRRVSFNTQSGTSMSCPHVSGIVGLLKTLHPTWSPAAIKSAIMTTARKRDNSKGTMLDSSKARATPFAYGAGHVQPNRAMDPGLVYDLTTDDYLNFLCARGYNATLLKVFSKEPHKCSKAYSLSDFNYPSITVPNLRDTPVTVTRRVKNVGSPGTYVVRIKEPVGVSVTVKPSTLQFKSSGEEKKFKVVLKPKVQGPEDYVFGELNWMDGKHNVRSPIVVMHYQR
- the LOC137742789 gene encoding BTB/POZ domain-containing protein At1g55760-like isoform X1; its protein translation is MSDSAYRVETTSRLAQWRIDNLASCTYRKSDPFKIGKWNWHLSVEKNRVLFVKLYPEISNLTRENPPIASFIIRVVCSVGDRKTLTHPEVTNKKLKSNDDFVWAIEVPLTGKFIIDVEFRDLKTASGEGGEPCSIWAGGSTQKRSNATALASLSRMLTEGIHTDIMINVSDGSIGAHRAILAARSPVFRSMFSHDLKEKELSTINISDMSIDACQAFLNYIYGNIGHEEFLTHRLALLHAADKYDISDLKDACHESLLEDIDTKNVLERLQNASLYQLPQLKTSCMRYLVKFGKIYDIRDDFNAFLLCADRDLIAEIFGEVLGAWKGF
- the LOC137742789 gene encoding BTB/POZ domain-containing protein At1g55760-like isoform X2, with product MSDSAYRVETTSRLAQWRIDNLASCTYRKSDPFKIGKWNWHLSVEKNRVLFVKLYPEISNLTRENPPIASFIIRVVCSVGDRKTLTHPVTNKKLKSNDDFVWAIEVPLTGKFIIDVEFRDLKTASGEGGEPCSIWAGGSTQKRSNATALASLSRMLTEGIHTDIMINVSDGSIGAHRAILAARSPVFRSMFSHDLKEKELSTINISDMSIDACQAFLNYIYGNIGHEEFLTHRLALLHAADKYDISDLKDACHESLLEDIDTKNVLERLQNASLYQLPQLKTSCMRYLVKFGKIYDIRDDFNAFLLCADRDLIAEIFGEVLGAWKGF